A stretch of the Comamonas testosteroni TK102 genome encodes the following:
- a CDS encoding pilin, with protein MIVVAIIGILAAVALPAYKDYTVKARMAEVVLAASQCRTSISEQVQSMNTTSTGSANGWGCEANPTGAGSNPSKMVKSVATTANGVITVTPDTAALGVSLGSSDTVKLEPFMDTANTTALKVDAASNHQGSQIVSWKCSGGSTTISKYLPGSCK; from the coding sequence ATGATCGTTGTGGCGATCATCGGTATTCTGGCTGCCGTGGCTCTGCCTGCTTACAAGGATTACACAGTAAAGGCTCGCATGGCCGAAGTGGTGCTGGCTGCCTCTCAGTGCCGTACCTCGATTAGCGAGCAGGTGCAATCGATGAATACAACTTCTACAGGTTCAGCCAATGGATGGGGCTGTGAGGCCAACCCTACTGGTGCAGGTTCCAATCCTTCTAAGATGGTGAAATCTGTGGCAACAACTGCCAATGGAGTTATTACTGTCACTCCTGATACGGCTGCACTGGGTGTTTCGCTCGGCTCCAGCGATACGGTCAAGCTGGAACCATTCATGGATACAGCTAACACAACGGCACTGAAGGTTGATGCAGCTTCGAATCACCAAGGCTCGCAAATTGTGAGCTGGAAGTGCAGTGGCGGTTCCACGACTATTAGCAAATACCTGCCCGGATCCTGCAAGTAA
- a CDS encoding FHA domain-containing protein — MPTLVISIDGAVIKEVQLTKERTTVGRRPYNDIVIENLAVSGEHAVLTITGGKVSIEDLRSTNGTYVNGRAIQKQYLLNGDLLDIGRYKIRFLDTVIPDTHIASAQGGKKTALAHISEEADSSHAKLASPSGFGEISSFSSTIQGSLAALPERHAVIRMLTGSLAGKEIALFKVVTTLGKPGVAIASITQKPHGFVLTQLEGASEDLKLNGQVVGPLSVPLLNGDTVDLAGSTMRFVVE; from the coding sequence ATGCCGACTTTGGTCATCTCAATCGACGGCGCAGTCATCAAGGAAGTGCAGCTCACCAAGGAGCGCACGACCGTGGGTCGTCGTCCTTATAACGACATCGTGATCGAGAATCTGGCGGTCAGCGGCGAGCATGCCGTGCTCACCATCACTGGCGGCAAGGTCAGCATCGAGGACTTGCGCAGCACCAACGGCACTTATGTCAATGGCCGTGCCATCCAGAAGCAGTATCTGCTCAACGGCGACCTGCTGGACATTGGGCGTTACAAGATCCGCTTTCTCGACACCGTGATCCCCGATACCCATATTGCGTCTGCCCAGGGCGGAAAAAAGACAGCGCTGGCGCATATTTCGGAAGAGGCAGACAGCAGCCATGCCAAACTGGCCAGCCCTTCCGGGTTTGGCGAAATCTCCAGCTTCAGTTCCACCATTCAGGGCTCGCTTGCCGCACTGCCGGAGCGTCACGCCGTGATTCGCATGCTCACCGGCAGCCTGGCAGGCAAGGAAATAGCGCTTTTCAAGGTCGTCACCACCCTGGGCAAGCCCGGGGTAGCCATTGCTTCCATCACCCAGAAGCCCCATGGCTTTGTGCTTACCCAACTGGAAGGTGCGAGCGAAGACCTCAAGCTCAATGGCCAGGTAGTCGGACCGCTCTCCGTGCCCCTGCTCAATGGCGACACTGTGGACCTGGCAGGCAGCACCATGCGCTTTGTCGTGGAGTGA
- a CDS encoding caspase family protein, which translates to MSTLKNSFDSGRALLIGIGQGYPGSLQLPAVVRADAEGLAAVLTRPDLCGYPEDNVLLLLDEHATRDAIFDGLRKLSESATSNDTVIVFFSGHGGLLPDGEGSKTFLCPVDYDREDPDGTGIEAGQLSALINAIPAARVVVILDACHSDGAVQLKAYGDGMKLPFGFRAPALEKLASGAGRVVISSCKEDETSITYSAKGHSLFTFFLLEGLSGSAPGDERKDGLVRVFDLFEYVSSQVPANPVHGHVQHPVIKMHAETNFPLALRKGGWFKAADTNSTNPHSASHLTQSRPSVDQSKLERLLVDLFPSGPQHDEVWSRAGGDIAALGRATNGRAGWHAALRLLSRGGGGVDISYESLIQVALDEYPRNPELLNIARISRPHLG; encoded by the coding sequence ATGAGTACCTTGAAGAACAGCTTCGACTCCGGCAGGGCTCTCTTGATTGGAATTGGCCAAGGCTACCCTGGCAGTCTGCAGCTTCCTGCTGTGGTTCGTGCTGATGCAGAGGGTCTCGCCGCCGTGCTTACAAGGCCAGACCTCTGTGGCTATCCCGAGGACAACGTTCTGCTTTTGCTGGATGAACATGCGACCCGCGACGCTATTTTTGACGGTTTGCGCAAGCTCTCGGAATCGGCAACTTCAAACGATACGGTGATAGTCTTCTTCTCCGGTCACGGGGGGCTTTTACCAGATGGCGAAGGCTCGAAGACCTTTCTTTGCCCGGTTGATTACGACCGTGAAGACCCCGATGGAACAGGTATCGAGGCAGGTCAGCTCAGCGCACTTATTAATGCAATTCCTGCTGCGCGGGTAGTTGTCATCCTTGATGCATGTCATTCCGATGGTGCCGTGCAGCTAAAGGCCTATGGCGATGGGATGAAGCTTCCGTTTGGTTTTCGGGCTCCTGCCCTTGAGAAGCTCGCATCTGGTGCCGGACGCGTTGTCATCTCGTCATGCAAAGAAGATGAGACATCAATTACATACTCTGCCAAAGGCCATAGTCTTTTCACATTTTTTCTACTCGAGGGCCTCAGTGGTAGCGCACCAGGTGACGAGAGGAAGGATGGCCTCGTCAGAGTTTTCGACTTGTTCGAGTACGTTTCTTCCCAAGTTCCTGCTAATCCCGTTCACGGGCATGTGCAGCATCCCGTGATAAAGATGCATGCTGAAACCAATTTCCCTCTAGCCTTGCGCAAGGGCGGATGGTTCAAGGCCGCAGATACAAACAGTACAAATCCACATTCGGCGAGCCACTTGACGCAGAGTAGACCTAGCGTTGACCAATCTAAGCTCGAAAGGCTTCTCGTTGACCTTTTTCCCTCAGGACCGCAACACGACGAGGTTTGGTCACGGGCTGGAGGAGATATCGCTGCCCTGGGTAGGGCGACCAACGGACGTGCCGGCTGGCATGCCGCCCTCAGGCTGCTTTCGCGCGGTGGTGGTGGAGTCGACATCTCCTACGAGTCATTGATTCAAGTCGCTCTTGATGAGTACCCACGCAATCCTGAACTTCTCAACATAGCCAGGATTTCGAGGCCTCACCTTGGGTGA